A stretch of DNA from Homalodisca vitripennis isolate AUS2020 unplaced genomic scaffold, UT_GWSS_2.1 ScUCBcl_9467;HRSCAF=17969, whole genome shotgun sequence:
AAAAGtacagtaaacagttttttaaaacattttgttccattgtagatatatttgagaactttcttaagaaagaaatgaTTCCAATCATCTACTTAGTTCTCCTAACAGAAACTGTTACCTCTGTAAAGTTAGAAGATGtaagaagtattattttgaagttattgaTATTAGACACTTGTGAGATTGTATGAATGTGAAACAAgtggttttgagtatccaatgtctttgaaaaaTATACGATTATTTAAGAAACGAAGCCACAATTCAAAGTACTACTAtcaaaaaatgtctgtaaatatctatacttatgatgaaaaactacacatagttcCGTTGCAAATTACAGAAGTTTCTGAATTTCTGAACGAAACAACAATACAAGTCTAAAATAATGCCTGAGAATATTCATTCACTGGGAAATGTCCTGTTTTGCTTGCAGGAACGTTATTCAAAGGGTCAATCAAAGAACAGAATGTGTACAaaacgtataaaatgttttattgtcacCCACATGAAATCGTACAAAATCCTATgtcgtacaaaataaaactaatagtaaataGAGACCACATCTCCTCGTCTCACGTCCGAGCCCAGACGATGGTTAGACTGTTCGTGACCGTCGTTTCCCTTTACTGTTAACATCTTTGTGTCCCAACGTAGTTCCTTGATACTTTCGTACATCTTCGTTTTGAAAAATCTATCGGGTGCGTAAAGGTTCTTTTTCCATAACCTCTGGAAGCCGATGAGAGCGTATTTGTTCTGGAAGCCGTCGCACACCTGCCACTGGAAGTTCAGTACGAGATCTTAGCTTGGCTACCTTACAACACCGTTCGTCGCGTTGTCAGAGGAGACGAAAATTTCTGTGCATATTTCTGGCGACTGTACTGTGAGAAATGGAACCACGTGTATCGTATCTGCAGCGGCTGTTCACAAAACCAGTAcctgttttcataaatatatatatatgaataataaacgatttacattgtattgatttgtaatttatttcaccaGAATACTGTCGGTGTTTAGATCATGTCTAGGGTTACAATGTCATGATAGAGTCAATATCAACAAGTTCTTTTCCCTACTGTCTATTTATAACAAGGTCACGAGTTATCTGTCGCTATTAGATATAAACATCAAGGCTGTAGATACGACCGTTCATTTTTCGGGCAAAAGCGAATGGATAATAACTTCTCGGGTATCACGTTTTCTCCTCTATACATCAAACATGACCAATGAAACCTACCATTAGGAACAATACGAGGGAGGTTTTTCAACACGTGCCCTCGTGAAAGGACAGGGATAGGAGGATGTCTGAAAATATGTACAACAATGTTGAAATATTAGCTTTATTTCACAAAAGATTATGAATCACCATCACTCATTCCTAACCTTAGACCCATCAAAATTTCGGCTTCTCTTTTCAATGCGAGGTGGACGGCGCTTCCTAGCAGGGTGGTTCCTCCACTGGAACGACAGTTCATAACGGCAGTAAACAGTTCGTCGTCGGGGTTGGGCTGTTTAAATTTACCAATCTGCAGTCGCTTGAAATATCTGTCAATGGTGGACAACAACGATGTCACCCCCGTGTGCCCAACGAACTTCGCCAAATGTGCGGGCGTCCTATGACACTTGTGACGACTTTTGTAGTTGTATATCGCCCCATACTCCAGCAACAGACGACAGCAGTCGACGTAACCCATACTCGCCGCTTTGTGCAGGGCGGTCTCTCCGCTTTCATCCAAGCGGTTTGTCTGTACGCCTCCGCTCAGAAGTATTATCATTATCCTCGCGTCCCCTTTCGAGGCGATATAATTGAGAGGAAACGGGGTTCCTAGGCTGCAAACACCTTAGTTCGGCACCCGCTTCGACGATCTTCTCAATACCCCTTACATCCCGGTgcatcaatttgattaaaaagtCATTTTGGCGTGTTTAGTGCAGAATCCAACATTTTAAAAGACaattctagattttatttttaatgtaaatattttaacacactcCCAAAAATCCTGTATAACATTGACTGGAAAGTTGCACCtcgtgaacatttttaaaatttccaccaCGACTTCGGAATTGTCCACTCCTTTATCTTTAAAATCGTATATCGCGGCTATCAAAGTACGCGGAAGGTCTATCCCGTGCCTGTCACACACGTTCACGTCGGCTCCATACTTCAAACAGAGATCGATCAAATCGACGTCCAGCGAACTTGCAGCTAAATGAAATGACGTACGCCCCCGAAATTCACCTCGTTCGATTGTAGGCCTACTGTTCAGTCTTGATCCGCCGATGATTAAAATCCTTGCCGCATCATATCTCCTATACAATATGGCCACCTGTAATGGGGTAAAAACCATCGTTTCGTGTCGTCTCGAGTGAGGCGCCGCGCGCAATCAATGTGTACAACGTGGATTGCAGAGCTATCAGCTTTCTTCTCTCGAGTGGACGGGCGCGTGCGGCAACGTGTAACGCTGTTTCTCCCGTCGCGGGGGCACTTTTGTCTGGATCCGCACCATTCTCCAACAACAGCCGtacgattttaaaattgtacaaactcACTGCGAGCTGCAGAAGCGTCACCTGCTCGCCATCCAACTCTACGATACGGTCAGGGTCGGCTCCGATAGATATTAGGAGTGTCAGCATCTCTGAATTGTCTTCGATGATGGCGAGTGCTATTGGTGTAAGATGTTCGTTGCACTCGCGGTTCGGGTTGGCACCGTTCTTAACCAGAAGTTTCACATAGGCGGGTAGGTTATTGAAGACGGAATAATGCAAAGGCGTCCGTCCGTTTTTGTCTGGATTGTTTGGATCCGCGTTAACACTCAGtagagaaatttaataaattggaaaTCGGTTGATTTCACCACGTAGTGCAAGATGCTCAATCCTGTTTCCCGATCGATTATACGGTTTATGTTTAAATCCCACACTGATGAGTTTTTTCACGCCCGATACTAAAAAGGCTGCCCGACTCGAATGTGATGCGGAAGACCTTAAGGGCGTTCTCCTCCATTTTCGGATTTCCATCTATCCTTATCCGTTTATTCTCCCGAGTAGAAGACACAACTCGACGCGACATCTAGATCGACCACGTGTTGGTTCTACTTGAAAGACTGCTCGATGAAAGACCACTGTGTATCTTGACAACTCCGTTGTTAAGAGTGAAGACCCGATTGAGTATATTTTCGCGCcccaattaattttttgtaatttttcttctttaaatggaGCGAAAAAAGATATCATGTCCATAGtgcaaaaaagattttttgaacaccattatacccgacattataattcgaaaaatcatctgaaaaacaaagaaatttacgagaaagaactgaattttttaagactgtgggctaaagagaatcaaatcgatgatcaccaaaacatgtataaagagaaatttcaaagttgaaaaagaaaaattttgatctatttaattatgaaaaagtttatttaatcgCTGAAAAACTGTCCATTGaaagaaacgataaaactaagtctgaaatgatcgaagaaataggcaaaactcttaacgaaaatcCTGataatatcattgatgtcgaagttttgtCATCTATGCACGGTCTatataagcaatacattttaacaaatttaaacaataattccatgtcaatttacaaatatcttttcattattcgcccagaaattaaaagtttcatccaaaaatttcaagaaaatgttaaaaatatgaaaggttatctctctttggaatgcgaatatgaaagaactttagtgaacggtgaaccacaaacttgtccaatgtactttgcTATAATAGCTGACGAAATCATTGACgtaaactactttatttttaggcaatgaaataaattaacacatcgtgaacaaaacaaatcatccaaatagaggttctggtaGGACATTTATAAGATGTAAACAACtaattttgagccttaataaacacgaagtTATGAATGCTGGACCATATATCGACTTACCACGGGAGATAAAGGtgaaaaaagcttgtgtaaatataaagaataaagatgatttctgttttatttactccTATCAGATGCGcaattgaaaaacccgagactcatgtcgaCAGAtcaaagcaatacgaaaaaatttACGGATGGTGATATATTTTctggttttgagtatccaatgtctttgaaaaaTATACGATTATTTAAGAAACGAAGCCACAATTCAAAGTACTACTAtcaaaaaatgtctgtaaatatctatacttatgatgaaaaactacacatagttcCGTTGCAAATTACAGAAGTTTCTGAATTTCTGAACGAAACAACAATACAAGTCTAAAATAATGCCTGAGAATATTCATTCACTGGGAAATGTCAGTTTTGCTTGCAGGAACGTTATTCAAGGGTCTATCAAAGAACAGAATGTGTacaaaacgtataaaatattttattgtcaccCACATGAAATCGTACAAAATCCTATgtcgtacaaaataaaactaatagtaaataGAGACTACATCTCCTCGTCTCACGTCCGAGCCCAGACGATGGTGAGACTGTTCGTGACCGTCGTTTCCCTTTACTGTTAACATCTTTGTGTCCCAACGTAGTTCCTTGATACTTTCGTACATCTTCGTTTTGAAAAATCTATCGGGTGCGTAAAGGTTCTTTTTCCATAACCTCTGGAAGCCGATGAGAGCGTATCTGTTCTGGAAGCCGTCGCACACCTGCCACTGGAAGTTCAGTACGAGATCTTAGCTTGGCTACCTTACAACACCGTTCGTCGCGTTGTCAGAGGAGACGAAAATTTCTGTGCATATTTCTGGCGACTGTACTGTGAGAAATGGAACCACGTATATCGTATCTGCAGCGGCTGTTCACAAAACCAGTAcctgttttcataaatatatatatgaataataaacgatttacattgtattgatttgtaatttatttcaccaGAAGACTGTCGGTGTTTAGATCATGTCTAGGGTTACAATGTCATCATAGAGTCAATATCAACAAGTTCTTTTCGCTACTGTCTATTTTATAACAAGGTCACGAGTTATCTGTCGCTATTAGATATAAACATCAAGGCTGTAGATACGACCGTTCATTTTTCGGGCAAAAGCGAATGGATAATAACTTCTCGGGTATCACGTTTTCTCCTCTATACATCAAACATGACCAATGAACCTACCATTAGGAACAATACGAGGGAGGTTTTTCAACACGTGCCCTCGTGAAAGGACAGGGATAGGAGGATGTCTGAAAATATGTACAACAATGTTGAAATATTAGCTTTATTTCACAAAAGATTATGAATCACCATCACTCATTCTAACCTTAGACCCATCAAAATTTCGGCTTCTCTTTTCAATGCGAGGTGGACGGCGCTTCCTAGCAGGGTGGTTCCTCCACTGGAACGACAGTTCATAACGGCAGTAAACAGTTCGTCGTCGGGGTTGGGCTGTTTAAATTTACCAATCTGCAGTCGCTTGAAATATCTGTCAATGGTGGACAAACAACGATGTCACCCCCGTGTGCCCAACGAACTTCGCCAAATGTGCGGGCGTCCTATGACACTTGTGACGACTTTTGTAGTTGTATATCGCCCATACTCCAGCAACAGACGACAGCAGTCGACGTAACCCATACTCGCCGCTTTGTGCAGGGCGGTCTCTCCGCTTTCATCCAAGCGGTTTGTCTGTACGCCTCCGCTCAGAAGTATTCTCATTATCCTCGCGTCCCCTTTCGAGGCGATATAATTGAGAGGAAACGGGTTCCTCTAGGCTGCAAACACACCTTTAGTTCGGCACCCGCTTCGACGATCTTCTCAATACCCCTTACATCCCGGTgcatcaatttgattaaaaagtCATTTTGCGTGTTTAGTGCAGAATCcaacattttaaagacaattctagattttatttttaatgtaaatattttaacacactcCCAAAAATCCTGTATAACATTGACTGGAAAGTTGCACCtcgtgaacatttttaaaatttccaccaCGACTTCGGAATTGTCCACTCCTTTATCTTTAAAATCGTATATCGCGGCCATCAAAGTACTGGCCGGAAGGTCTATCCCGTGCCTGTCACACACGTTCACGTCGGCTCCATACTTCAAACAGAGATCGATCAAATCGACGTCCAGCGAACTTGCAGCTAAATGAAATGACGTACGCCCCGAAATTCACCTCGTTCGATTGTAGGCCTACTGTTCAGTCTTGATTCCCGCCGATGATTAAAATCCTTGCCGCATCATATCTCCTATACAATATGGCCACCTGTAATGGGGTAAAtccattttcagtttaaaatattttccagagacatagttgtttgttttgttgtcccgatgaagaaaatatacacacacgTAGGACCTATTACGACCAAGGGGAAGTAATACCaacttcctatgtactttcggtataagggggaaatccttatttatttaaggttatgcaacattccaaagtAATcgatattaaagttttgcgttacacttgttttttggactgtagccagggaaagaatgaatcgttgaggcattttAGTGTTCTTGTTCTTGT
This window harbors:
- the LOC124374650 gene encoding ankyrin-1-like yields the protein MSRRVVSSTRENKRIRIDGNPKMEENALKVFRITFESGSLFSIGREKTHQYKNGRTPLHYSVFNNLPAYVKLLVKNGANPNRECNEHLTPIALAIIEDNSEMLTLLISIGADPDRIVELDGEQVTLLQLAVSLYNFKIVRLLLENGADPDKSAPATGETALHVAARARPLERRKLIALQSTLYTLIARGASLETTRNDGFYPITGGHIV